One segment of Paraburkholderia sp. PGU19 DNA contains the following:
- a CDS encoding cytochrome C oxidase subunit II, with protein MSDNIRETRSVSIVHQIERRWAILMSAIMLVMMLTVVFTGLHWAMMPPSRVETIRIASLETNSEFSESNLGSATSKDGSVIVRVLAQQYSFTPQCILLPANTPITFRATSADAIHGMLVTGTNINSMIEPGYISTFKTVFPQPAEHLMPCHEYCGTGHQAMWARVKVIERSAFFEMLKRKGVNGRLDCVN; from the coding sequence ATGAGCGACAATATCAGGGAAACTCGATCGGTCAGTATCGTCCATCAAATCGAACGAAGGTGGGCGATCTTGATGTCGGCAATCATGCTCGTCATGATGCTGACGGTCGTCTTCACAGGATTGCATTGGGCGATGATGCCGCCGTCCAGAGTAGAGACGATACGCATAGCATCCCTGGAAACAAATAGCGAGTTTTCGGAAAGTAATCTGGGAAGTGCGACGTCAAAAGACGGATCTGTTATCGTCCGGGTACTGGCGCAGCAGTATTCGTTCACGCCTCAATGCATCCTGCTTCCAGCGAATACGCCAATTACTTTCAGAGCGACCAGCGCTGATGCAATCCACGGCATGCTGGTTACAGGGACTAACATCAATTCAATGATTGAACCAGGCTACATATCCACGTTTAAAACCGTGTTTCCGCAGCCAGCTGAGCATCTGATGCCTTGTCATGAATACTGCGGGACGGGTCATCAGGCGATGTGGGCGCGCGTGAAAGTGATCGAGCGCTCGGCGTTTTTCGAAATGCTTAAGCGAAAGGGTGTGAACGGGAGACTGGACTGTGTTAATTAA
- a CDS encoding cytochrome P460 family protein yields the protein MLKRLSVIGAVLIACTSFSTGAWADSDGQDLPTVKRQLPQYTADGQLLLPKNFHQWIYVGSPLTPNALNGGKANFPEYHNVYIEPGSYAIYKKTGEFPEGTIFVKELQLTTHQQFPDGSRNEPSGRGFFPGKFNGADVTVKDTKRFAATDGWGYFNFNHFEPKAKMAKVKAKEECAFCHIASAKKDDVWTQFYRLLDDDGHLNPNYKPEAE from the coding sequence ATGTTGAAGCGACTCTCAGTCATTGGTGCAGTATTGATCGCGTGCACATCTTTTAGCACCGGCGCTTGGGCTGATTCGGATGGGCAAGACCTTCCCACGGTAAAGCGGCAGCTGCCGCAATACACTGCTGATGGTCAACTACTACTTCCAAAGAACTTTCATCAATGGATCTACGTCGGGAGTCCGCTGACCCCGAACGCCCTTAACGGGGGGAAGGCGAACTTCCCGGAATATCACAACGTCTACATTGAGCCGGGTTCGTACGCAATCTACAAGAAAACCGGCGAATTCCCCGAGGGCACGATCTTTGTCAAAGAGCTTCAGCTGACGACGCATCAACAGTTCCCAGACGGATCAAGGAACGAGCCGTCCGGTCGAGGCTTCTTCCCTGGAAAGTTCAACGGAGCCGATGTCACTGTGAAGGACACGAAGCGTTTTGCCGCTACCGACGGTTGGGGATACTTCAACTTTAACCACTTTGAGCCGAAGGCAAAGATGGCGAAAGTCAAGGCGAAAGAGGAATGCGCATTCTGCCACATCGCGAGCGCGAAGAAGGACGACGTGTGGACGCAATTCTATCGACTGCTCGATGATGATGGGCACCTGAACCCAAACTACAAGCCTGAAGCTGAGTAA
- a CDS encoding cytochrome c biogenesis protein ResB encodes MRFAIALLVILAIASIIGTVLTQEDTYVNYVNQFGPFWADVFRGLDLYNVYGSWWFMLILVFLVTSVSLCVIDNAPKMVRDARSWKDRVREGSLRAFRHKSEFRADALNGVETADILMRLGRQLGYKLVTRDTGTGEILIAGKRGALTRLGYISAHFAIVVICLGGLLDSNLPIELQMWISGKTATELDSDVDAVSPSHRLSPSNPTFRGYALVPEGQQTSSVVLSRRDGSLIQDLPFSIQLKKFVVDYYSTGMPKLFASDIVVTDHKTGQHVQARVQVNKPFTYDGISIYQSSFQDGGSKVAMTVWPMADRSEFTEQLQGVVGGVTHIDLPNARENGETVELTDFRSINVEDASNAADAHSAQSAPEEHAFKQEIDARLGSGAKSNHQTRLRNLGPSMQYKVRDINGQAHEYRTFMLPVNISGQQMFMTGVRLDANDPFRYLRIPADEHNSVRDWMNLRAALQSPSMRNQAVSRFVRRSYLGADTDAQKAAASDVSRLLDHFAGAKEDKGATTIAASAGGFQAIAGLIDRSMPKVQREKAAMALLRTLNDVMWDLWQLSRIKHGEPEMKQDPSHMSFIRSSIDALSDSFYYGAPIFLQLDSFTQVQASAFQLTRAPGKTLVYVGSLLLVIGVFSMFYVRERRLWFWIKSSKEGGADVLMAMSTARRTLDFEREFVRTRDAVHMVLDTKDAQTS; translated from the coding sequence ATGCGTTTTGCCATTGCTTTGCTAGTGATATTGGCGATTGCAAGCATCATCGGTACTGTCCTCACACAGGAGGATACGTACGTCAATTACGTGAACCAGTTCGGTCCATTCTGGGCTGACGTTTTCCGCGGCCTCGATCTGTACAACGTCTACGGTTCCTGGTGGTTCATGTTGATCCTGGTCTTTCTTGTGACCTCGGTCTCACTATGTGTGATCGATAACGCCCCGAAGATGGTCCGGGACGCACGCAGTTGGAAGGACCGCGTCCGCGAAGGGAGCCTACGCGCATTCCGCCACAAGAGTGAATTCCGCGCAGATGCTCTGAATGGCGTCGAGACGGCGGACATCCTGATGCGCCTCGGACGTCAGTTGGGCTATAAGCTAGTCACCCGTGATACCGGTACGGGAGAGATCCTGATCGCAGGTAAACGTGGTGCCCTTACAAGGCTGGGCTACATTTCGGCCCATTTTGCTATCGTGGTCATCTGCTTGGGTGGCCTGCTGGACAGCAATCTGCCTATCGAACTGCAGATGTGGATCTCCGGAAAGACAGCTACCGAGTTGGATTCCGACGTGGACGCGGTTTCCCCAAGTCATCGACTATCTCCTTCAAATCCGACGTTTCGCGGGTACGCTCTAGTACCCGAAGGCCAGCAAACTAGCTCGGTCGTACTTAGTCGCCGGGACGGCTCCTTGATCCAGGATTTGCCATTTTCAATTCAACTGAAGAAGTTCGTGGTTGATTACTATTCAACGGGTATGCCCAAGCTGTTCGCCAGTGATATCGTAGTGACGGATCATAAGACTGGCCAGCACGTTCAGGCGCGCGTCCAGGTAAACAAGCCGTTCACCTATGACGGCATTTCCATTTACCAGTCGAGCTTCCAGGACGGAGGGTCCAAGGTGGCGATGACCGTGTGGCCGATGGCTGACAGGTCTGAATTCACCGAGCAGCTTCAGGGGGTAGTCGGGGGTGTTACGCATATTGACCTTCCGAACGCCAGAGAAAATGGAGAGACGGTGGAGCTCACCGATTTCCGCTCGATCAACGTCGAAGATGCGAGTAACGCTGCCGACGCCCATAGCGCGCAAAGCGCCCCCGAAGAACATGCGTTTAAGCAGGAAATTGATGCGCGACTCGGATCAGGCGCCAAAAGCAATCACCAAACGAGATTACGAAATCTAGGACCCTCAATGCAATACAAGGTCCGTGATATCAACGGTCAAGCCCATGAGTATCGAACGTTTATGCTTCCAGTAAATATCTCCGGTCAGCAGATGTTTATGACGGGCGTAAGGTTGGACGCTAACGATCCATTTCGCTATCTCCGGATTCCCGCAGACGAACATAATTCAGTACGGGATTGGATGAATCTTCGAGCCGCCTTGCAATCTCCGAGCATGCGAAACCAGGCTGTATCCCGATTCGTACGGCGTTCGTATTTGGGTGCTGATACTGACGCTCAGAAAGCTGCCGCATCCGACGTATCTCGGCTATTGGACCATTTCGCTGGTGCCAAGGAAGATAAGGGCGCAACGACAATTGCGGCATCAGCGGGCGGCTTCCAGGCGATTGCCGGCTTGATTGACCGATCGATGCCCAAAGTACAACGGGAGAAAGCGGCCATGGCGCTCCTACGCACGCTCAATGATGTGATGTGGGATCTCTGGCAGCTGTCACGGATTAAGCATGGCGAGCCCGAGATGAAACAGGATCCGTCACATATGTCGTTCATCCGGTCTTCGATCGATGCGCTGTCGGACAGCTTTTACTACGGCGCCCCGATCTTCCTTCAACTTGACTCGTTCACGCAGGTTCAGGCGTCGGCATTCCAGTTGACACGGGCGCCGGGCAAGACTTTGGTATATGTCGGTAGCCTTCTGCTTGTCATCGGCGTTTTTTCGATGTTCTATGTGCGTGAGCGGCGTCTCTGGTTTTGGATCAAGAGCTCCAAAGAAGGCGGTGCAGATGTCTTGATGGCGATGTCCACCGCTCGACGAACGCTTGACTTCGAGAGGGAGTTCGTACGTACGCGCGACGCGGTACACATGGTACTAGATACGAAAGACGCTCAAACGAGCTGA
- a CDS encoding DUF2818 family protein yields the protein MSVYGWFILTLALSMANIPFATEKFFGVISLRHGKKSWIYIMELVLTYMIVASAAYALEAREGRVFDQGWQFYVITVSLLIVFSFPGFVFRFLLSRP from the coding sequence ATGTCAGTCTATGGCTGGTTTATTCTCACCTTGGCTCTTTCGATGGCAAATATTCCTTTCGCCACAGAGAAGTTCTTTGGCGTCATATCCCTTCGACATGGCAAGAAATCGTGGATCTATATAATGGAGCTCGTATTGACGTACATGATAGTGGCATCCGCAGCGTATGCATTAGAGGCTCGGGAAGGTAGAGTGTTCGACCAAGGCTGGCAATTCTACGTAATCACTGTATCGTTGCTGATAGTGTTTTCATTTCCGGGATTCGTCTTTCGGTTTCTGCTCTCACGGCCCTAG
- a CDS encoding cold-shock protein, which translates to MATGTVKWFTDAKGFGFIKPDDGSEDLFAHYSEIRSTGYKSLRENQKVSFEIGAGPKGKQASNIRAT; encoded by the coding sequence ATGGCTACAGGTACTGTCAAGTGGTTCACTGATGCAAAAGGCTTCGGCTTCATCAAGCCCGATGATGGGAGTGAAGACCTTTTCGCCCACTACTCGGAGATTCGGTCGACTGGATACAAGTCTCTCCGGGAGAATCAAAAAGTCTCCTTCGAGATTGGTGCCGGCCCTAAAGGCAAGCAGGCATCAAATATCCGGGCAACCTGA